The following are from one region of the Maribacter aquivivus genome:
- a CDS encoding vWA domain-containing protein: MAMNERKGFRFETYEAPEQSIFDRLFDIFQELITHTSGDFDEAIDWLRELDKEYELTTEDYTIEDFIEELKAKGYIREEFKDGGGDAQDGEEGSGGGDISITAKMERIIRQRALDQIFGKLKRSGAGNHKTGKSGQGDEHTGDLREYRYGDGLENISMTESIKNAQINHGMGSFQLSEDDLVVEDTQHKAQMSTILMIDISHSMILYGEDRITPAKKVAMALAELITTRYPKDTLDILVFGNDAWPIPIKDLPYLKVGPYHTNTVAGLQLAMDMLRRKRNTNKQIFMITDGKPSCLRMPDGTYYKNSVGLDDFIVEKCYNMARQARKLHIPITTFMIAQDPYLMQFIRHFTEANKGKAFFTGLKGLGEMIFEDYEANRKKRLK, encoded by the coding sequence ATGGCTATGAATGAAAGAAAAGGATTCCGCTTTGAAACTTACGAAGCACCCGAACAATCGATTTTTGATAGGCTATTTGATATTTTCCAAGAGCTTATTACACACACTTCTGGAGATTTTGACGAAGCTATTGATTGGTTACGCGAATTGGACAAGGAGTATGAACTTACTACTGAAGATTACACTATTGAAGACTTTATTGAAGAATTAAAGGCGAAGGGCTACATACGCGAAGAGTTTAAAGATGGCGGTGGCGACGCCCAAGATGGGGAAGAAGGTTCTGGTGGTGGAGACATTTCTATTACCGCAAAAATGGAACGTATTATTCGTCAGCGTGCTTTAGATCAAATTTTTGGTAAACTAAAAAGGAGTGGTGCTGGTAATCATAAAACCGGTAAATCTGGACAAGGAGATGAGCATACGGGAGACTTGCGAGAGTACCGTTATGGTGATGGTCTAGAAAACATATCTATGACAGAGAGTATTAAAAATGCTCAGATTAATCATGGTATGGGTAGTTTTCAGTTGAGTGAAGATGACCTTGTTGTTGAAGATACGCAGCACAAAGCGCAAATGAGTACTATTCTAATGATAGACATTAGCCATAGTATGATTTTGTATGGTGAGGATCGTATTACTCCGGCTAAAAAAGTAGCGATGGCGCTGGCGGAATTAATTACGACCAGATATCCTAAGGATACTTTAGATATTTTGGTTTTTGGTAATGATGCCTGGCCAATACCTATTAAAGACCTTCCGTATTTAAAAGTTGGTCCATATCACACCAATACCGTTGCCGGATTGCAATTGGCGATGGATATGCTTCGTAGAAAACGGAATACCAATAAGCAGATTTTTATGATTACCGATGGTAAGCCAAGTTGTCTTCGCATGCCAGACGGTACATATTACAAGAACAGTGTTGGTTTGGATGATTTTATTGTGGAGAAATGCTATAATATGGCGAGACAGGCACGAAAACTTCATATACCTATAACGACTTTTATGATTGCGCAAGATCCTTATTTGATGCAGTTTATTCGTCATTTTACTGAAGCGAATAAAGGAAAAGCATTCTTTACCGGATTAAAAGGATTAGGAGAAATGATTTTTGAAGATTACGAGGCTAATAGAAAAAAAAGATTGAAATAA
- a CDS encoding MoxR family ATPase: MKLDYKKIHTLGELKAAGYKTKSVKDELRDNLIEKIKKGEDAFPGVWGYEDTVIPELERAILSRHNINLLGLRGQAKTRLAHLMVNLLDEYIPVVEGSEINDDPMKPMSRYAMELIKEKGDDTPVTWMHKDERFAEKLATPDVTVADLIGDVDPIKAANLKLSYADDRVIHFGMIPRANRCIFVINELPDLQARIQVSLFNILEEGDIQIRGFKLRLPLDIQFVFTANPEDYTNRGSIVTPLKDRIGSQILTHYPDDIEIARKITEQEAKLDSRQTDAVYVPDLAKDLLEQIIFEARESEYVDAKSGVSARTSITAFENLLSTAELRSLLNGGDHTMVRLSDFLGIIPAITGKIELVYEGEQEGADGVAAILIDDAVKSLFPEYFPKINKLERKDEETVYDELLHWFFQGDGIELMDDFTDEEYKRALDSIPALNQLLKDHQPDYDAKDVYFLKELLLWGLVSHKKLNKQRFTDGFEFKDLYSSFLKDI; encoded by the coding sequence ATGAAATTAGATTATAAAAAAATACATACACTAGGGGAGTTAAAAGCTGCCGGATATAAAACAAAGAGTGTAAAAGACGAGTTACGAGATAATCTCATTGAAAAAATAAAAAAGGGCGAAGATGCTTTTCCTGGAGTTTGGGGATATGAAGACACCGTTATTCCAGAGTTGGAACGTGCTATTCTATCTCGGCATAATATTAATTTATTAGGATTACGTGGTCAGGCGAAAACACGTTTGGCGCATTTAATGGTGAATCTGTTAGATGAGTATATCCCTGTTGTAGAAGGTTCTGAAATTAATGATGACCCTATGAAACCGATGTCTAGATATGCGATGGAATTAATCAAAGAAAAAGGCGATGATACTCCCGTTACTTGGATGCATAAAGACGAACGTTTTGCTGAGAAATTAGCTACTCCTGATGTAACTGTTGCAGATTTAATTGGTGATGTCGATCCAATTAAAGCGGCGAATTTAAAATTATCATATGCAGATGACAGGGTAATACATTTCGGAATGATACCTCGTGCCAACCGTTGTATTTTTGTTATCAACGAACTACCAGATTTACAGGCACGTATACAAGTATCCTTATTTAATATATTGGAAGAAGGAGATATACAGATTCGCGGCTTCAAACTGAGATTACCGTTAGATATTCAGTTCGTATTTACTGCAAACCCTGAAGATTACACTAATAGAGGTAGTATCGTTACTCCGCTGAAAGATAGAATTGGGTCGCAAATATTGACGCATTACCCAGATGATATTGAAATAGCTAGAAAAATTACCGAGCAAGAAGCTAAGCTAGATTCACGACAAACAGATGCCGTATATGTACCGGACTTAGCGAAAGACTTACTTGAACAAATTATTTTTGAAGCACGTGAAAGTGAATATGTAGATGCTAAAAGCGGTGTAAGTGCCCGAACCAGTATTACTGCGTTTGAAAACTTGTTAAGTACAGCGGAGCTAAGATCATTGTTAAACGGCGGAGATCATACGATGGTGCGCTTGAGTGATTTCTTGGGTATTATTCCTGCAATTACCGGTAAAATAGAATTGGTGTATGAAGGAGAGCAGGAGGGAGCTGACGGCGTTGCTGCTATATTGATAGATGATGCTGTAAAGTCTTTATTCCCAGAATATTTTCCTAAAATAAATAAGCTGGAGCGTAAAGATGAAGAAACCGTTTATGACGAATTATTACATTGGTTCTTTCAAGGAGATGGAATTGAGTTAATGGACGATTTTACTGATGAAGAGTATAAACGTGCCTTAGATAGCATACCAGCTTTGAATCAATTATTAAAAGATCATCAACCAGATTATGACGCTAAAGATGTTTATTTCTTAAAAGAACTCTTACTTTGGGGATTGGTTTCTCACAAAAAATTGAACAAACAACGTTTCACTGATGGGTTTGAGTTTAAAGACCTCTATAGCAGTTTCTTAAAAGATATTTAG
- a CDS encoding Calx-beta domain-containing protein → MKNIRKPLMYLSVAALLFSCTKTEEVEVERIVETEVEVEKIVEVPTAIDLSQVSLASSASMTTESEAQVIIISAAIETAQEEDAVIQLNFAGSAVLESDYTVSSSSITVAAGELTGTTELTIISDGVFESGIENIVISLAELSNTITPSADGSILQIDITDGEAIIGFNSSTITIEENSFYQLEIVLSKALNEDIVVYFSGESNNGRYSVYSGGEVIIKAGETSKFVSVDADDNQLTSEGDNVITVSIDSVENDDIIIGSVGSIAISTTEISEGLQITSTWTTQDDLFDLRVYNSAGEVEESTLTGTNGSEELFINKLDFSPLANGTYTIELIAYDFDGTASETVTFSFLDENGGTYDGPYTFIANNAPSNDRIPVFELEVLDGVYTITQTSTSN, encoded by the coding sequence ATGAAGAATATTAGAAAACCCCTGATGTATTTATCAGTTGCTGCTTTGCTATTTTCGTGTACCAAAACCGAAGAAGTAGAAGTAGAAAGAATTGTGGAAACAGAAGTAGAAGTAGAGAAAATAGTAGAAGTGCCAACGGCAATTGATTTATCTCAAGTTTCTCTTGCATCAAGTGCATCGATGACTACAGAATCAGAAGCACAAGTTATTATTATTTCTGCTGCAATAGAAACGGCACAAGAAGAAGATGCTGTTATTCAATTAAACTTTGCAGGTTCTGCAGTTTTAGAATCTGATTATACTGTGAGTTCAAGTTCAATAACTGTTGCTGCTGGTGAACTTACCGGTACAACAGAACTTACTATTATATCTGATGGTGTGTTTGAAAGCGGTATAGAAAATATTGTAATCAGTTTAGCAGAATTATCTAATACTATTACACCTAGTGCAGACGGTAGTATATTACAAATAGATATTACAGATGGTGAAGCAATAATAGGTTTTAATTCTTCAACTATAACTATAGAAGAAAACTCGTTCTACCAATTAGAGATTGTTCTTAGTAAAGCTTTAAATGAAGACATTGTAGTTTACTTTAGCGGAGAAAGTAACAACGGAAGATATAGCGTTTATTCTGGTGGTGAAGTTATCATAAAAGCAGGTGAAACATCTAAGTTTGTTTCTGTTGATGCCGATGACAACCAATTAACATCTGAAGGTGATAATGTAATTACGGTTTCTATTGACAGTGTTGAAAATGATGACATTATTATTGGCTCTGTAGGGTCTATTGCAATTTCAACTACTGAAATTAGTGAAGGTTTACAAATTACTAGTACTTGGACAACTCAAGATGATTTATTTGATTTAAGGGTTTACAATTCTGCAGGTGAAGTGGAAGAATCTACGCTTACCGGTACTAATGGTTCTGAAGAGCTATTTATAAATAAATTAGATTTTTCTCCATTAGCAAACGGTACTTATACTATAGAATTGATTGCTTATGACTTTGATGGTACAGCTTCAGAAACGGTAACGTTCAGTTTCCTTGATGAAAATGGTGGTACATATGATGGACCTTATACTTTTATAGCAAACAATGCACCTTCAAATGATAGAATACCAGTTTTTGAATTAGAAGTATTAGATGGTGTGTATACAATTACACAAACCAGCACTTCTAACTAA
- a CDS encoding sensor histidine kinase, translating to MIDNGKTLTPKLVKKLWIAFIFLIVLMGASYIFITGYLTLNYNQAITQRINANVANHVIQEKFQNAAPFLEDGTVNKALFGDLMHDMMAVNRGIEVYLLDKSGDILYSVVLEHNDNEPMKSVSLDPINKFIETKGEEFILGDDPLNREEQNIFSAAPFSVDGHEGYIYIIVAGKELALISDSLFGTYFTKLSIGAIVLTMLFSALIGILSIWFLTKNLRLITQTVRKFQEGDLDIRIENPEQSDIEVVALSFNEMADTIVDNMDKMKSVDNLRRELIANVSHDLRTPLAVLKGYIETLQIKKDSLTELQKEEYLQITHNNIDKLSSLINQLFEYSKLEAEQVTPIKEPFSITELSHDLIAKFKLLAEQKQIQLQLENPEENYMVYADIGLVERALQNLIENAIKYTEPNGKVTLSLVKMGKQIEINITDTGNGIPVNDQPFIFDRYKQVDEHTKKQGLGLGLAIVKKIMDLHDTTIVVLSKPYEGSSFIFKLPAYQLQ from the coding sequence ATGATAGATAACGGTAAAACCCTTACTCCAAAATTGGTTAAGAAATTATGGATAGCTTTCATATTTCTGATAGTATTAATGGGAGCCTCATATATTTTCATTACAGGTTACCTAACCCTGAATTATAACCAAGCTATTACACAGCGCATAAATGCGAATGTGGCAAACCATGTAATTCAAGAAAAATTTCAAAATGCCGCTCCGTTTTTAGAAGATGGTACCGTTAACAAAGCACTTTTCGGAGATCTTATGCACGATATGATGGCAGTAAATCGTGGTATCGAAGTTTATCTTCTAGACAAATCTGGTGACATTCTATATTCTGTAGTGCTCGAACACAATGATAATGAGCCGATGAAATCGGTTTCTCTAGATCCTATCAATAAGTTTATAGAAACCAAGGGTGAAGAATTCATTTTAGGTGATGACCCACTAAATCGTGAAGAACAAAACATATTTTCTGCTGCACCATTTTCTGTAGATGGTCATGAAGGCTATATTTATATTATAGTAGCAGGTAAAGAATTAGCACTAATAAGCGATAGCCTTTTCGGGACATATTTTACCAAACTAAGTATCGGTGCTATAGTACTGACCATGCTATTTTCTGCATTGATCGGAATTCTAAGTATTTGGTTCTTGACTAAAAATCTTAGATTAATTACCCAGACAGTACGCAAATTTCAAGAAGGTGATTTAGATATTAGAATAGAGAATCCTGAACAATCAGATATTGAGGTGGTTGCCTTGTCTTTTAATGAAATGGCAGATACCATTGTAGATAACATGGATAAAATGAAATCTGTAGATAATCTACGTAGAGAATTAATTGCAAATGTTTCTCACGATTTACGTACGCCATTAGCTGTTTTAAAAGGGTATATTGAAACACTACAGATTAAGAAAGACTCGCTTACAGAACTTCAAAAAGAAGAATATTTACAGATTACCCATAATAACATAGATAAGCTCTCAAGTCTAATTAACCAGCTATTTGAATATTCTAAATTAGAGGCAGAACAAGTAACCCCTATTAAAGAGCCATTTTCAATTACAGAACTATCTCATGATCTAATAGCTAAATTCAAGCTATTGGCTGAACAGAAACAAATACAGTTACAATTAGAGAACCCTGAAGAAAACTATATGGTTTATGCAGATATAGGTTTAGTAGAAAGAGCATTACAGAATTTAATTGAAAATGCTATCAAATACACTGAGCCTAATGGTAAGGTTACTTTAAGTCTTGTAAAAATGGGCAAACAGATTGAAATAAATATAACCGATACTGGCAACGGTATACCTGTAAATGATCAACCCTTTATTTTTGATCGCTACAAGCAAGTTGATGAACATACCAAGAAACAAGGACTTGGATTAGGTTTGGCTATCGTCAAAAAAATAATGGATTTACATGATACAACCATAGTAGTTTTAAGTAAACCCTATGAAGGAAGTTCTTTTATATTTAAACTGCCTGCTTATCAATTACAATAA
- a CDS encoding response regulator transcription factor yields the protein MKRILIIEDDPEIIKLLELHLSDVSYETTMAMDGNEGLNLAIENDYSLILLDLTLPGLDGVEICRRLRATKNTPVIMLTAKSEEIDRVLGLEIGADDYMTKPFSIRELLARIKAVLRRSNKVETKQPDTSIILAEGLSIDIDKRKVVLGDYKIELSPKEFELLVLMASNPGRNYTRTELLNIIWGYNFEGYEHTVNSHINRLRAKIESDMANPNYILTTWGVGYKFNEEIMA from the coding sequence ATGAAACGTATACTTATTATTGAGGATGATCCTGAAATCATTAAGCTATTAGAACTACATCTCTCTGATGTTAGTTATGAAACCACTATGGCGATGGATGGCAACGAAGGGCTAAACTTAGCCATTGAGAACGATTACTCGTTAATTCTATTAGACCTTACCCTACCTGGCTTAGATGGAGTTGAAATTTGCAGAAGGCTACGTGCTACTAAAAATACGCCCGTAATTATGCTAACTGCAAAATCTGAAGAGATAGATCGTGTCTTAGGTTTAGAGATAGGTGCAGATGATTATATGACGAAGCCCTTTAGTATTAGAGAGCTTTTGGCAAGAATTAAAGCGGTGCTTCGAAGATCAAATAAAGTGGAAACGAAACAGCCAGACACCTCAATAATTTTGGCAGAAGGACTTTCTATTGATATTGATAAACGAAAAGTTGTATTAGGTGACTACAAAATAGAATTATCACCCAAAGAGTTTGAATTATTGGTGCTAATGGCCTCTAACCCTGGTAGAAACTATACCAGAACCGAATTACTAAATATTATATGGGGATATAATTTTGAAGGTTACGAACACACTGTAAATTCTCATATAAACAGGTTACGAGCCAAAATAGAATCTGATATGGCAAACCCCAATTACATTTTGACAACTTGGGGCGTTGGTTATAAATTTAATGAAGAGATAATGGCATGA
- the truA gene encoding tRNA pseudouridine(38-40) synthase TruA — protein sequence MKKQRFCYLVRLQYLGFRFNGWQVQPKLRTIVGMLNKTFTFLYTDSPFKILGAGRTDAKVSSLDGAFELFVEEPLLDLDLFLKDFNKNLPSDIRLLSIEPIGQDFNIIKDSKTKEYNYFFSFGCKNHPFSAPFITNYIDELDLELMKQAASLFVGTHDFSVYTASLKPTTIAVREIEGCTIVANDILTANFFPEHSYILKIKGKGFMRYQIRMIMGALVQLGKHELSIEEIKASLVTGSDHKLNSIAPGSGLILNKLDFNK from the coding sequence ATGAAGAAACAGCGTTTTTGTTATTTGGTACGTCTGCAGTATTTGGGCTTTAGATTTAATGGTTGGCAAGTGCAACCTAAGCTACGTACTATTGTAGGTATGCTCAATAAAACATTTACCTTTCTATACACTGATAGTCCCTTTAAAATATTGGGTGCCGGTAGAACCGACGCTAAGGTTTCTTCATTAGATGGTGCATTTGAACTTTTTGTTGAAGAACCATTATTAGACTTAGATCTTTTCTTAAAAGATTTTAATAAAAATCTACCTTCAGATATTCGGTTACTTTCAATTGAACCTATTGGTCAAGATTTTAATATTATAAAGGATAGTAAAACGAAGGAATATAATTACTTTTTTTCCTTCGGATGCAAGAATCACCCGTTTAGCGCACCTTTTATAACCAATTATATAGATGAGCTAGATTTGGAGTTAATGAAACAGGCTGCTTCTCTGTTTGTAGGCACCCATGATTTCAGTGTTTATACAGCATCTTTAAAACCCACTACAATTGCCGTTCGTGAAATTGAAGGATGTACTATTGTAGCTAATGATATTTTAACAGCTAATTTTTTTCCAGAGCATAGTTATATCTTAAAAATTAAAGGAAAGGGATTTATGAGATATCAAATTAGAATGATAATGGGGGCGCTAGTGCAACTTGGTAAACACGAACTTAGCATTGAAGAAATTAAGGCTTCTTTAGTTACTGGTTCTGATCATAAACTAAATTCCATAGCACCTGGTTCTGGCTTAATTTTAAACAAACTTGACTTTAATAAGTAG
- the corA gene encoding magnesium/cobalt transporter CorA has product MAVNKKLNFPKRKKKKSRQHNKLGKAPGTISYMGDKELSDSLIYSTTYNADGFETNEFESLDQFFKEERADKISWINVVGITDEPFIERIGKHFNLNPLVLEDIVNTEQRPKIDEYDDYIFGIFRMLYISNEDEIIGEHIALVLHENTVLVFQEVKADVFDGLRDRITGKLGRIRTRGADYLFFALLDAIVDNYFLAIENLNNRIENLEEEVYQNPEPIVAKNIQQLKKEVLKIRRWVFPVKELISRLIDTENQLITKDTKLFLRDVLDHTIEINESLQIYREMSMSLMEMYMSNMSNKMNEVMKVLTIMASIFIPLTFIAGVYGMNFDHMPELHYKYGYYVVWAVMIILFIGMMFYFKKKKWL; this is encoded by the coding sequence ATGGCTGTAAATAAGAAGCTCAACTTCCCTAAACGTAAAAAGAAAAAGTCTCGCCAGCATAATAAGCTAGGTAAAGCACCAGGAACCATAAGTTACATGGGTGATAAGGAGCTAAGTGACAGTTTAATCTATAGTACTACCTATAATGCTGATGGCTTTGAAACTAATGAATTTGAAAGCTTAGATCAGTTTTTTAAAGAAGAGCGAGCCGACAAAATTTCATGGATCAATGTAGTTGGTATTACAGATGAACCATTTATTGAAAGAATAGGCAAGCATTTTAACTTGAATCCACTGGTGCTTGAAGATATTGTTAATACTGAACAGCGCCCTAAAATAGATGAATACGACGATTATATTTTTGGAATCTTTAGAATGCTATACATTTCTAATGAAGATGAAATCATTGGTGAACATATAGCACTTGTCTTACATGAAAATACCGTTCTGGTTTTTCAAGAAGTTAAAGCTGATGTTTTTGACGGTTTACGAGATCGTATCACCGGTAAACTTGGTCGTATAAGAACTAGGGGAGCAGATTACTTATTTTTCGCCTTACTTGATGCTATCGTTGATAATTACTTCTTAGCCATAGAAAACCTTAATAATAGAATTGAAAATTTAGAAGAAGAGGTATATCAAAATCCTGAGCCGATAGTTGCTAAAAATATACAGCAGTTAAAAAAAGAGGTTTTAAAGATTAGGCGTTGGGTGTTCCCTGTCAAAGAATTGATCAGTAGATTAATTGACACAGAAAATCAATTAATTACCAAAGACACTAAGTTATTCTTGCGCGATGTATTGGACCATACCATTGAAATAAATGAAAGTTTACAGATTTATCGTGAAATGTCTATGAGCTTAATGGAGATGTACATGAGTAATATGAGTAATAAGATGAACGAGGTCATGAAGGTTCTGACCATAATGGCATCTATTTTTATTCCGTTAACGTTTATTGCCGGTGTCTACGGTATGAATTTTGACCATATGCCAGAGCTTCATTATAAATATGGATACTACGTGGTTTGGGCTGTAATGATTATTCTTTTTATAGGAATGATGTTTTATTTTAAAAAGAAAAAATGGCTTTAA
- the cysM gene encoding cysteine synthase CysM, translating to MSNTLLSLIGNTPLVKSRVLNTNPNVSVYFKMEGHNPGGSVKDRAAYNMIKMGYDNGDFTVNDKLIEATSGNTGIALAMIAGVYGLDIELVMPENATKERVQTMRAYGAKVTLTPSNVGIEGARDYAESKVTNEGYIMMNQFGNENNWKAHYKTTGPEIWKDTDGEITHFVSSMGTTGTIMGTSTYLKEQNKDIQIVGVQPSDNASIPGIRKWPQEYLPKIFDPKKVDRIMEVNELEAKTMARRLAKEEGIFSGMSSGGAATVALRLAQEIDHGVIVSIVCDRGDRYLSSDLFEL from the coding sequence ATGTCTAATACTTTATTATCACTTATTGGCAATACACCGCTGGTAAAATCAAGGGTACTAAATACCAACCCAAATGTTTCTGTTTATTTTAAAATGGAAGGTCACAACCCAGGTGGTAGTGTAAAAGATCGTGCAGCATATAACATGATTAAAATGGGCTATGATAATGGCGATTTTACCGTTAATGACAAACTAATAGAAGCCACCAGTGGAAATACTGGTATTGCTTTAGCTATGATTGCTGGTGTTTACGGTCTTGATATTGAATTGGTAATGCCAGAGAATGCTACAAAAGAACGCGTACAGACCATGAGAGCGTATGGAGCCAAAGTAACTTTAACCCCTTCAAATGTAGGTATTGAAGGTGCACGAGATTATGCAGAAAGTAAGGTTACTAACGAAGGTTATATAATGATGAACCAATTTGGAAACGAAAATAACTGGAAAGCTCATTATAAAACTACAGGTCCTGAAATATGGAAAGATACCGATGGTGAAATTACCCACTTCGTTTCTTCAATGGGTACAACAGGTACTATAATGGGGACTTCTACCTATTTAAAAGAACAAAATAAAGACATACAAATAGTTGGCGTACAACCAAGCGACAATGCAAGTATACCAGGTATTAGAAAATGGCCTCAAGAATATTTGCCAAAAATATTTGATCCAAAGAAAGTAGACCGTATTATGGAAGTCAATGAATTGGAAGCTAAGACAATGGCTAGAAGACTGGCTAAAGAAGAAGGAATATTCTCAGGTATGAGCAGTGGCGGTGCGGCTACAGTAGCTTTACGTTTGGCTCAAGAAATAGATCATGGTGTTATTGTTTCAATAGTTTGTGACAGAGGTGATCGCTACTTATCATCAGATTTATTTGAACTATAA
- the epsC gene encoding serine O-acetyltransferase EpsC, with product MDHRSIIEKINTHKKQPNLRFRLKKNTEKFTDLLFYMLFDIETPVAESLDKLEKQFDELVDLACWESDKPCKKVWENYVEKLPLVLESLNLDAEATVNCDPASLSIEEVYMAYPGFYAISVYRLAHELYKTGFPLVPRLMTEYAHRQTGVDINPGAQIGKSFHIDHGTGVVIGETAIIKNDVKIYQGVTLGGLFVAKKLQQTKRHPTIDNNVTIYANATILGGETIIGANSIIGGNAWITSSVPPHSTVFHTPEIKIKTLPHV from the coding sequence ATGGACCATCGATCTATAATCGAAAAGATTAATACCCACAAAAAACAACCGAATTTAAGATTTCGCTTAAAAAAGAATACGGAGAAATTCACCGACCTTCTTTTTTATATGTTGTTTGATATTGAAACACCAGTAGCAGAAAGTTTAGATAAACTTGAAAAACAATTTGATGAACTTGTAGATTTAGCATGTTGGGAAAGCGATAAACCATGTAAAAAGGTTTGGGAAAATTATGTAGAGAAACTTCCTTTAGTTCTTGAGAGCCTAAATCTTGATGCTGAAGCGACGGTTAACTGTGATCCAGCCTCATTATCTATAGAAGAAGTCTATATGGCCTACCCTGGTTTTTATGCCATTTCAGTATATAGATTAGCTCACGAGTTATACAAAACAGGTTTTCCTTTAGTACCAAGATTAATGACAGAATATGCACATAGGCAAACGGGTGTCGATATTAACCCTGGAGCACAAATAGGAAAGTCTTTTCATATTGACCATGGTACCGGAGTTGTAATAGGTGAAACCGCTATTATTAAGAATGATGTAAAAATATACCAAGGCGTTACCTTAGGCGGACTCTTTGTTGCTAAAAAATTACAGCAAACCAAGCGTCACCCAACCATAGATAATAACGTTACCATTTACGCAAATGCCACTATTTTAGGAGGCGAAACTATTATTGGCGCAAATAGTATAATTGGCGGAAACGCTTGGATTACATCATCTGTACCACCACATTCAACAGTTTTTCACACACCTGAAATTAAAATTAAAACATTACCGCATGTCTAA